A genomic segment from Arcobacter acticola encodes:
- a CDS encoding ABC transporter permease, translating to MINLAKKDISHSLGKFLVTAMGVGMLLGIVLIMMGVYRGMVVDAEILINDINADLWIVQEDTLGPFAESSRVHEDLKNSISIIDGVKYSEAITFQNIQLPKANMPIRVMAVGYDPFGNINPINPDRLIQGSKLTKDHYQIVVSKETGFKLHDEIILARDKYEVVGLTEKTVSSGGDLLVYISLKDAQKNQFSYSNNRVRNDRERGISGNDTTMVNAIIAVLKNGYNTDAVAKNIKEWKHKSVYTKKEQEDILGKNLIERAAKQIGLFTGILILVSTIIIALIIYTMTLEKMKEISIMKLIGIPNSVIIKMIVQETLLLGIIAFISGNIFSHLIYEKFPKRVVLEISDAWLLFIVVIIASILSSFIGVKKVISADPAAAIGG from the coding sequence ATGATTAATCTAGCCAAAAAAGATATATCTCACTCCCTTGGAAAGTTTTTAGTAACTGCAATGGGTGTAGGTATGCTTCTTGGAATTGTACTTATTATGATGGGAGTATATCGAGGTATGGTTGTTGATGCAGAGATATTAATTAATGATATAAATGCAGATTTGTGGATAGTTCAAGAAGATACCCTAGGCCCTTTTGCCGAATCATCAAGAGTTCATGAAGATTTAAAAAATTCTATAAGTATTATTGATGGAGTAAAGTATAGTGAAGCAATAACCTTTCAAAATATACAGCTTCCAAAAGCTAATATGCCTATTCGAGTTATGGCTGTTGGTTATGATCCTTTTGGTAATATAAATCCAATAAACCCAGATAGACTAATCCAAGGAAGTAAGTTAACAAAAGACCATTATCAAATTGTTGTTTCTAAAGAAACAGGATTCAAACTCCATGATGAGATAATACTTGCAAGAGATAAGTATGAAGTGGTAGGACTAACTGAAAAGACCGTATCTTCAGGAGGTGATTTGTTAGTTTACATCAGCTTAAAAGATGCACAAAAAAATCAATTTTCATATTCTAATAATAGAGTAAGAAACGATCGTGAACGTGGTATAAGTGGAAATGACACTACAATGGTAAATGCAATAATAGCTGTACTAAAAAACGGATATAACACAGATGCAGTTGCAAAAAATATAAAAGAGTGGAAACATAAAAGTGTTTATACAAAAAAAGAACAAGAAGATATTTTAGGAAAAAATCTTATTGAAAGAGCAGCGAAACAAATAGGTTTATTTACGGGTATTCTTATTTTAGTTTCAACAATTATAATAGCTCTTATCATATACACGATGACTCTTGAAAAGATGAAAGAAATATCAATAATGAAACTTATAGGAATTCCAAATAGCGTAATTATAAAGATGATTGTACAAGAAACACTTCTTCTTGGTATTATTGCTTTTATTTCAGGGAATATTTTTTCTCATCTAATATATGAGAAGTTTCCCAAAAGAGTTGTATTAGAAATTTCTGATGCTTGGCTACTTTTTATAGTTGTAATAATTGCTTCTATTTTATCATCTTTTATAGGTGTGAAAAAAGTTATAAGTGCTGATCCAGCAGCTGCAATAGGAGGATGA
- a CDS encoding efflux RND transporter periplasmic adaptor subunit: protein MNKRIKYIIIAILVIVGIVLFYKNVYIVKTTYKTLSPKVANLDIKVFGIGNVSAKDIYSITAQTGGKIISILTDEGQWVKKGDLLITIDPVDMPELVEEMLISVEKTKSELKALIKESESLNAQKELSLITYKRYENLVKQSFVSKSEFDKAKTDLNSLTAQLEATLVRIESSKIEVQRTQKNADSLKTKLSRFQIYAPVDGYVISKSAEVAQNVASSTTILKIVDPKTLWIKAYIDEKISGDIKVGQKAEITLRSQSNKQFTGSVKRIVAQSDAVTQEREINVAFDELPIPFYINEQARVTINAKTISNAITIPLNTIKVEDGKEGVWTLIDNKAYFKELNIQAKGDNEAAIISGIKTEDIIIIPDNSKKALSEGMRIHQ from the coding sequence ATGAATAAAAGAATTAAATATATAATAATCGCAATACTTGTTATTGTGGGGATAGTTCTTTTTTATAAGAATGTTTATATTGTTAAAACTACTTATAAAACTCTTTCACCCAAAGTTGCTAATTTAGATATTAAAGTATTTGGAATAGGTAATGTAAGTGCTAAAGATATATATTCTATTACTGCTCAAACAGGAGGAAAAATTATATCAATTCTTACAGATGAGGGACAATGGGTAAAAAAAGGTGATTTACTAATTACTATAGATCCAGTTGATATGCCTGAATTAGTTGAAGAGATGCTTATAAGTGTTGAGAAAACAAAATCTGAGCTTAAGGCACTAATAAAAGAAAGTGAGAGCTTAAATGCTCAAAAAGAATTATCTTTGATTACTTATAAAAGATATGAAAACTTAGTTAAACAATCTTTTGTTTCTAAATCTGAATTTGATAAAGCAAAAACAGATTTAAATTCTTTAACAGCACAATTAGAAGCAACCTTAGTTCGTATTGAGTCAAGTAAAATAGAAGTTCAACGTACGCAAAAAAATGCAGATTCTTTAAAAACAAAATTATCTAGATTTCAAATTTATGCTCCAGTTGATGGTTATGTAATATCTAAAAGTGCAGAAGTAGCACAAAATGTTGCTTCTTCTACAACTATTTTAAAAATCGTTGATCCTAAAACTCTTTGGATAAAAGCTTATATAGATGAAAAAATTAGTGGTGATATAAAAGTTGGACAAAAAGCAGAAATAACTCTTCGTTCTCAAAGTAATAAACAATTTACTGGATCTGTTAAACGAATTGTTGCACAAAGTGATGCTGTAACTCAAGAAAGAGAAATAAATGTAGCCTTCGATGAATTACCAATTCCTTTTTATATTAATGAACAAGCAAGAGTTACTATAAATGCAAAAACAATATCAAATGCAATTACAATTCCTTTAAATACAATAAAAGTTGAAGATGGGAAAGAAGGGGTTTGGACTTTAATAGATAATAAAGCTTATTTCAAAGAGCTCAATATTCAAGCAAAAGGTGATAATGAAGCTGCAATAATAAGTGGTATAAAAACAGAAGATATTATAATCATACCAGACAATAGTAAAAAAGCTTTAAGTGAAGGAATGAGGATTCATCAATGA
- a CDS encoding TolC family protein: MKKSLLLLSLFFSCAYTQTLSLEQSIEKTLLNNPDIQSFILKTELSQKNYDVTFADNLPQINLQAEYDFAQTYTSSSNGTFYTTEKNGGYAGASLKQRIWDFQKTSSKLDSLKIDEDIASLSLEDMKALMAYKIKSLYKLIVVQKEAIEVHKKDLDSKKAYYEQAQGLVSQGFKTKADSSRFLSAVYFSEENLAIAQASFDKTKKSLSLYMGEKIKDDTTFESDIIKKNYSFEPDLVEEEILSNNSQLKINALNIDKNKLLYKSAKASHYGSIDGVASYNHFDTLNEYNTSTIGVTVVVPLYSGGRIEAETQKARINIQLAKQEQSSKILAIKESLSNLLIDIARYDKTIASKQAQLHWANDTKDVLEGRYKEGLSTYIEVLDAESLILTAQLELLEAYYTKSTSIDQVDYLKGKIQ; this comes from the coding sequence ATGAAAAAAAGCTTATTACTATTAAGCTTATTCTTCTCATGTGCTTATACTCAAACTTTGAGTTTAGAACAAAGCATAGAAAAAACTCTTTTAAACAATCCAGATATTCAATCTTTTATTTTAAAAACTGAATTATCGCAGAAAAATTATGATGTAACTTTTGCTGATAATTTACCACAAATAAATTTGCAAGCTGAGTATGATTTTGCGCAAACTTACACTAGTTCTTCAAATGGAACTTTTTATACTACTGAAAAAAATGGCGGATATGCAGGTGCAAGTTTAAAGCAAAGAATATGGGATTTCCAAAAAACTTCTTCTAAATTAGATTCTTTAAAAATAGATGAAGATATAGCTAGCTTATCTTTAGAAGATATGAAAGCACTTATGGCTTACAAAATAAAATCTTTGTATAAACTAATTGTTGTTCAAAAAGAAGCAATAGAAGTTCATAAAAAAGATTTGGATTCAAAAAAAGCTTATTATGAACAAGCTCAAGGACTAGTTTCTCAAGGGTTTAAAACAAAAGCAGATTCAAGTCGTTTTTTATCAGCAGTTTATTTTTCAGAAGAAAATCTAGCCATTGCACAAGCTTCATTTGATAAAACAAAGAAATCTCTTTCTTTATATATGGGAGAAAAAATAAAAGATGATACTACTTTTGAATCAGATATTATAAAGAAAAATTATTCTTTTGAACCTGATTTAGTAGAAGAGGAAATCTTAAGTAATAATTCTCAACTAAAAATAAATGCATTAAATATAGATAAAAATAAACTTTTATATAAATCTGCAAAAGCTTCTCATTATGGTTCAATTGATGGGGTTGCTTCTTATAATCATTTTGATACTTTAAATGAATATAACACTTCAACTATTGGTGTTACAGTTGTTGTTCCACTTTATAGTGGAGGAAGAATTGAAGCAGAAACACAAAAAGCAAGAATTAATATTCAATTAGCAAAACAAGAGCAATCATCTAAAATATTAGCTATTAAAGAAAGTTTATCAAATTTACTTATTGATATTGCCAGGTATGATAAAACTATTGCCTCAAAACAAGCTCAACTTCATTGGGCTAATGATACAAAAGATGTTCTAGAAGGACGATATAAAGAAGGTCTTTCAACGTACATAGAGGTACTTGACGCTGAGTCATTAATCTTGACTGCACAATTAGAACTACTTGAGGCTTATTACACTAAAAGTACATCTATAGATCAAGTTGACTATTTAAAAGGAAAAATACAATGA
- a CDS encoding sensor histidine kinase encodes MHRHERNAFLKFFITYFFSVALLILIAGFFYFQQMKEGYLKAEDFSLITYARYIKIGDSSNTYSSEYHHKFVDTNNKYIDIRNFEKIGKEFTKLIPMSNNEPYLQVFKSDENFNNEVYELLLRVIAVQLLLLFIFATLSFYLAKSSLKPLKESIETLDKFAKDLIHDLNTPFTAMKLNIKLLEKDPQIKNIKAIERLNKSINTVTELHENLTVLLEKRTFQIISVNIFDIVQEVVHLHEPSYPNITFDISKNSLIIDTNPNALKEVLHNIISNACKYNRHNGYVRIYEKNKILHIRNSGAEINETNKIFNRNYSEQNSSGIGLDIVKRLCDAMNIKIEVTSNEESNCFSLIFDK; translated from the coding sequence TTGCATCGTCATGAAAGAAATGCTTTTCTAAAGTTTTTTATTACTTATTTTTTTAGTGTTGCCTTACTTATTTTAATTGCTGGATTTTTTTATTTTCAACAAATGAAAGAAGGGTATTTAAAAGCAGAAGATTTTTCTTTAATTACCTACGCTCGTTATATTAAAATAGGGGATAGCAGCAATACTTATTCTAGTGAATATCATCATAAATTTGTTGATACTAATAACAAATATATAGATATTAGGAACTTTGAGAAAATAGGAAAAGAATTTACAAAGCTTATTCCCATGTCAAATAATGAACCATATCTTCAAGTTTTTAAATCAGATGAAAATTTTAATAATGAAGTTTATGAATTACTATTAAGAGTTATAGCTGTTCAACTTTTATTGCTATTTATCTTTGCAACACTTAGTTTTTATTTGGCAAAAAGTTCTTTAAAACCTCTAAAAGAAAGTATTGAAACTTTAGATAAATTTGCAAAAGATTTAATTCATGATTTAAATACACCTTTCACTGCTATGAAATTAAATATTAAATTACTTGAAAAAGATCCGCAAATAAAGAATATCAAAGCTATTGAGAGATTAAATAAAAGTATAAATACTGTTACAGAATTACATGAAAACTTAACTGTTTTACTTGAAAAAAGAACTTTTCAAATCATATCTGTAAATATATTTGATATTGTTCAAGAAGTCGTTCATCTTCATGAGCCTAGTTATCCTAATATAACATTTGATATTTCAAAGAATTCTTTGATTATTGACACAAATCCCAATGCTTTAAAAGAAGTGTTACACAATATCATTTCTAATGCTTGTAAATATAATCGTCACAATGGATATGTACGTATTTATGAAAAAAATAAAATATTACATATTAGAAATAGTGGTGCGGAAATTAATGAAACTAATAAGATTTTTAATCGAAATTATAGTGAACAAAATAGTAGTGGAATAGGATTAGATATAGTTAAGCGTTTATGTGATGCTATGAATATAAAAATTGAGGTTACATCAAATGAAGAAAGTAATTGTTTTAGTTTAATCTTTGATAAATAA
- a CDS encoding response regulator transcription factor produces the protein MIKLLLLEDDHMLAESLIELLESENFDIVHVLNSQKALDETFLQKFDLLLLDVNVPLFNGFELLKSLRDSGDKTPAIFLTALTDIASLSKGFDVGADDYIKKPFDFDELLIRINAILKKQYHTYSNELTLDDFHFFIEKNELYKSDIFIPLTPYELKLVLLFFKNINTTLTKDFLIDSLDDFKDISEGALRVHITNLRKIGLPIATIKGIGYRFASS, from the coding sequence ATGATAAAATTACTATTACTAGAAGATGATCATATGTTAGCAGAATCTCTTATTGAGCTTTTAGAAAGTGAAAACTTTGATATTGTTCATGTGCTTAATTCTCAAAAAGCTTTGGATGAAACATTTTTACAAAAATTCGATTTATTACTACTAGATGTTAATGTTCCTTTGTTTAATGGTTTTGAGCTTTTAAAAAGTTTAAGAGATAGTGGTGATAAAACTCCTGCAATATTTCTTACAGCACTTACTGATATTGCATCTTTATCAAAAGGCTTTGATGTTGGAGCAGATGACTATATAAAAAAACCTTTTGATTTTGATGAGTTACTTATTCGAATAAATGCTATTTTAAAAAAGCAGTATCATACTTATAGTAATGAACTTACTCTTGATGATTTTCATTTTTTTATAGAAAAAAATGAACTTTATAAATCAGATATTTTTATTCCTCTAACTCCTTATGAATTAAAGCTTGTTTTATTGTTTTTTAAAAATATAAATACTACTTTGACAAAAGATTTTCTAATTGACTCTTTAGATGATTTTAAAGATATAAGCGAAGGAGCTCTTCGTGTGCATATTACTAATTTACGTAAAATTGGCTTACCAATTGCAACAATAAAAGGAATAGGATATCGTTTTGCATCGTCATGA
- a CDS encoding type II toxin-antitoxin system RelE family toxin, producing MYELQLHPKVEDDLKELDNALQIQVFKKLKQIQISPQLGLPLGNKNNMNLSGFKKVYVAKKRVRIVYEIQDDELLIYTIAIGKRNDMEVYKKANERL from the coding sequence ATGTATGAACTACAATTACATCCAAAAGTTGAAGATGATTTAAAAGAACTTGATAATGCACTTCAAATTCAAGTATTCAAAAAATTAAAGCAAATTCAAATTTCTCCTCAACTTGGACTTCCTCTTGGAAATAAAAATAATATGAACCTAAGTGGATTTAAAAAAGTATATGTAGCAAAAAAGAGAGTTAGAATTGTTTATGAAATTCAAGATGATGAATTATTAATTTACACTATTGCCATTGGAAAAAGAAATGATATGGAAGTTTATAAAAAAGCAAATGAGAGATTATAA
- a CDS encoding twin-arginine translocase TatA/TatE family subunit, which translates to MFSAPSGMELAVIFIVILLLFGKKIPELAKGLGSGIKNFKNALKEGVEEEEIAKAENIQNPINNEIKILNEKIN; encoded by the coding sequence ATGTTTAGTGCGCCAAGTGGTATGGAATTAGCAGTGATTTTTATAGTAATACTTTTGCTTTTTGGTAAAAAGATTCCTGAACTTGCAAAGGGATTGGGAAGCGGTATTAAAAATTTTAAAAATGCATTAAAAGAGGGTGTTGAAGAAGAAGAGATTGCAAAGGCTGAGAATATTCAAAATCCTATTAATAATGAAATTAAAATATTAAATGAAAAAATTAATTAG
- a CDS encoding ABC transporter ATP-binding protein, producing the protein MKNNFIAQIQNLSLDFKGKKLFKNLNFNILENKSTALLGSSGVGKSTLLRCIADLEIENITDGKIILKEGTNIAWLSQENSLFPWLSILDNVQLYHHLKGTKTNQTLQKAEELLSQVNMSDHLNKKTYELSGGQKQRVALARTLMQDANLILMDEPFSALDAITKMQLQDLTCHLLKDKTVVLVTHDPQEAIKLANHIYILKNQPVVFEEVASLQGALPHQLSNEKLWNLQEELISKLQEQNKESQI; encoded by the coding sequence ATGAAGAACAATTTTATAGCTCAAATACAAAACTTAAGCCTTGATTTCAAAGGTAAAAAACTATTTAAGAACCTAAACTTTAATATATTGGAAAATAAAAGTACCGCCCTACTTGGAAGTTCAGGAGTTGGAAAATCAACCCTGCTTAGATGTATAGCTGATCTTGAGATTGAGAATATCACAGATGGAAAAATAATATTAAAAGAAGGTACAAACATCGCTTGGCTTAGTCAAGAAAACTCACTTTTCCCTTGGCTTAGTATTTTGGATAATGTTCAACTATATCATCATCTAAAAGGAACTAAGACAAATCAAACTTTACAAAAAGCAGAAGAGCTTTTAAGCCAAGTAAATATGTCTGACCACCTAAATAAAAAAACCTATGAGCTTTCAGGTGGACAAAAACAAAGAGTTGCACTAGCTAGAACTCTTATGCAAGATGCAAATCTTATTTTGATGGATGAACCTTTTTCAGCCTTAGATGCAATTACAAAAATGCAACTACAAGATTTGACTTGTCATTTATTAAAAGATAAAACGGTAGTACTTGTGACCCATGATCCACAAGAAGCTATAAAACTAGCAAATCATATTTATATTTTAAAAAACCAACCTGTTGTTTTTGAAGAAGTTGCCTCTTTACAAGGAGCTTTACCTCATCAACTATCAAATGAAAAATTATGGAATTTGCAAGAAGAGTTAATATCAAAACTTCAAGAACAAAACAAAGAAAGTCAAATATGA
- a CDS encoding ABC transporter permease, protein MEFARRVNIKTSRTKQRKSNMKKVLIILLPIVFLFILWQSIIVIFDLPHYIMPKPKDVFFQLINQHSLLWEHTQTTLLEIIIGIILGCIFGLGSAFTLLYFKKIEKYLLPLLVISQAIPVFAIAPLLVLWFGYGMASKIVMTVIIIYFPITTACYDGLKNTPKQWLQLAHTYKLSALQTLLKVRFRASLPSLASGLKIAVCIAPIGAVIGEWVGSSKGLGYLMLHANARMQIDLMFSALFILIVMTLSIYFLTDYLTKKFIPWASHLH, encoded by the coding sequence ATGGAATTTGCAAGAAGAGTTAATATCAAAACTTCAAGAACAAAACAAAGAAAGTCAAATATGAAAAAAGTTTTAATAATATTACTTCCTATAGTATTTTTATTTATTTTGTGGCAAAGCATTATTGTGATTTTTGATTTACCTCACTATATAATGCCAAAACCAAAAGATGTATTTTTCCAACTAATCAATCAACATAGCTTACTTTGGGAACATACACAAACTACACTTTTAGAGATAATAATAGGAATAATTCTTGGTTGTATTTTTGGTTTGGGTTCTGCTTTTACTCTGCTTTATTTTAAAAAAATTGAGAAATATTTACTTCCATTACTTGTAATTTCACAAGCAATTCCTGTATTTGCAATAGCGCCTCTTTTGGTTTTATGGTTTGGTTATGGTATGGCTTCAAAAATAGTTATGACAGTGATTATTATATATTTTCCAATTACCACTGCTTGTTATGATGGCCTTAAAAACACACCAAAACAGTGGCTTCAACTTGCACATACATATAAGCTATCTGCTTTACAGACTTTATTAAAAGTACGCTTTAGAGCAAGTTTACCTTCTTTGGCTTCTGGACTTAAAATTGCAGTTTGTATAGCACCCATTGGAGCAGTTATTGGGGAATGGGTTGGATCTTCAAAAGGACTTGGTTATCTTATGTTACATGCAAATGCAAGAATGCAAATTGATTTGATGTTTTCTGCACTTTTTATACTAATTGTAATGACTTTAAGTATTTATTTTTTAACTGATTATTTAACAAAAAAGTTTATTCCTTGGGCTTCACATTTACATTAA
- the tenA gene encoding thiaminase II — protein MTITQDLIKNSKPHWDNYIKHEFVQKLANGTLELKNFQHYLMQDYIYLFHYSRAFALAMYKSDNFEQMEFSRQALNSILDEIQLHINYCKEFGIDEKSIHEQKESPACVAYTRYVLDCGLSGDLTQLYAAVIPCFLGYAKVADYITLNNLSVANNPYQSWIDMYSSKEYQEAANDATEFFEGLCKDLSKKQMGKIQDIFTTATRMEISFWQMGLDLS, from the coding sequence ATGACTATTACACAAGATCTTATCAAAAATTCAAAGCCTCATTGGGATAATTATATTAAACATGAATTTGTACAAAAATTAGCTAATGGAACACTGGAACTTAAAAACTTTCAACACTATTTAATGCAAGATTATATTTATCTATTTCATTATTCAAGGGCATTTGCACTTGCTATGTACAAAAGTGATAATTTTGAGCAAATGGAGTTTTCAAGACAAGCTTTAAATTCTATCTTAGATGAAATTCAACTACATATAAATTATTGCAAAGAGTTTGGGATAGATGAAAAATCAATCCATGAACAAAAAGAATCACCTGCATGTGTTGCATACACTAGATATGTGCTTGATTGTGGGCTAAGTGGAGATTTAACCCAACTTTATGCAGCTGTAATCCCCTGCTTTCTTGGTTATGCAAAAGTAGCTGATTATATCACTCTTAACAACTTAAGCGTAGCAAATAATCCATATCAATCTTGGATAGATATGTACTCTTCAAAAGAGTATCAAGAAGCAGCAAATGATGCAACTGAGTTTTTTGAAGGACTATGCAAAGACTTATCAAAAAAACAAATGGGAAAAATACAAGATATTTTCACAACAGCCACTCGTATGGAAATATCTTTTTGGCAAATGGGTTTAGACCTATCGTAA
- a CDS encoding ABC transporter substrate-binding protein, protein MKKTISKITLSLLLLSSTAFADKEKVSLLLDWFVNPDHAAIIIAQQKGFFEKNNLEVEIMEPADPTMPPKLVAAKKADLAVDYQPQLQMQVAEGLPLVRIATLVNSPLNSLIVLKNSGINKIEDLKGKKVGYSVSGFETVLLDAMLKSANLSEKDVELVNVNFSLSPSLMSKQVDAVIGAFRNFELNQLKLEKEEGKVFLPEDYGVPKYDELIVVANKDNVSQVKFKNFVKSLQEATNYLKENPKESWEAFINYKPKELDNELNRLAWADTLPYLAANPATFDKKVYEQMALFMKQNKLVETLPSLDEYAQEILK, encoded by the coding sequence ATGAAAAAAACAATATCAAAAATAACATTAAGTTTACTACTTTTAAGCTCAACTGCTTTTGCAGATAAAGAGAAAGTAAGCTTACTTTTAGACTGGTTCGTAAATCCAGATCATGCAGCTATCATAATAGCTCAACAAAAAGGTTTCTTTGAAAAGAACAATCTTGAAGTAGAGATTATGGAACCAGCGGATCCTACAATGCCTCCAAAACTAGTAGCTGCAAAAAAAGCAGATTTAGCTGTTGATTATCAACCACAACTTCAAATGCAAGTGGCAGAAGGTTTACCATTAGTAAGAATTGCAACACTTGTAAACTCTCCACTTAATAGTTTAATCGTATTAAAAAATTCTGGTATAAATAAAATAGAAGATTTAAAAGGTAAAAAAGTAGGATATTCTGTAAGTGGATTTGAAACAGTTTTATTAGATGCTATGCTAAAATCTGCAAATTTATCTGAAAAAGATGTTGAACTTGTAAATGTAAACTTTTCATTATCTCCATCTTTGATGAGCAAACAAGTTGATGCAGTAATTGGAGCTTTTAGAAACTTTGAATTAAATCAATTAAAATTAGAGAAAGAAGAAGGAAAAGTATTTTTACCTGAAGATTATGGAGTTCCTAAATATGATGAACTAATAGTTGTTGCAAATAAAGATAATGTATCTCAAGTTAAATTTAAAAACTTTGTAAAATCTTTACAAGAAGCAACAAACTACTTAAAAGAAAATCCTAAAGAATCTTGGGAAGCTTTTATAAACTATAAACCAAAAGAGTTAGATAATGAACTAAATCGTCTTGCATGGGCTGATACTTTGCCATATTTAGCAGCAAATCCTGCTACTTTTGATAAAAAAGTTTATGAACAAATGGCTTTATTTATGAAACAAAATAAACTTGTCGAAACATTACCAAGTTTAGATGAGTATGCTCAAGAGATATTAAAGTAA
- a CDS encoding alpha/beta hydrolase, which yields MNRHILLLLLLINFCFANENNPLYVSSKSLPNYNQQNFSEYVNENKQWLKDNRVFLSKNQNLELSLNTPFERKPINQNVSKGILLVHGLGDSPGYFEDLTQELVSHGFLVRTVLLTGHGSKPADLINVEFEEWENLVSHHIKLLEKEVDELWLGGFSTGANLVTSYALENEKDISGLLLFSPGFASNQDTLLPLSGIGTYFKTWLFQNDNSQNILRYESLSMNASNLYYKSLQRVQEELENKSFSKPVFVTISEDDSVIKAEEIVSIFSNNFKNPNSQLLWFGKKNSSNDNRITSLSSYLPEEHIGNFSHLSVLFKKNHFFYGRNGSYKMFKNGQDKIYNEKEDELWYSAWGLKEEGKYFARLTWNPYFDKTIKLMSDVINSK from the coding sequence ATGAATAGACATATTTTATTACTATTATTACTTATAAACTTTTGTTTTGCTAATGAAAACAATCCTTTGTATGTATCTTCAAAATCTCTGCCAAATTATAATCAACAAAATTTTTCAGAATATGTAAATGAAAATAAACAATGGCTAAAAGATAATCGTGTTTTTCTAAGCAAAAATCAAAATCTAGAACTTAGTTTAAATACACCTTTTGAAAGAAAACCTATCAATCAAAATGTATCAAAAGGAATTTTACTTGTTCATGGACTTGGAGATTCTCCAGGTTATTTTGAGGATTTAACGCAAGAGTTAGTTTCTCATGGATTTTTAGTTAGAACAGTATTATTAACAGGTCATGGCAGTAAACCTGCTGATTTAATAAATGTAGAATTTGAAGAGTGGGAAAACCTTGTTTCTCATCATATAAAATTATTAGAAAAAGAAGTAGATGAACTATGGCTTGGAGGATTTTCAACAGGAGCTAATCTTGTAACTTCATATGCTTTAGAAAATGAAAAAGATATATCAGGATTATTGCTTTTTTCACCTGGATTTGCATCAAATCAAGATACTTTATTGCCTTTATCTGGAATTGGAACTTATTTTAAAACTTGGTTGTTTCAAAATGATAATAGTCAAAATATTTTACGATATGAATCATTATCAATGAATGCTTCAAACCTATATTATAAATCCCTACAAAGAGTACAAGAAGAATTAGAAAATAAGAGCTTTTCAAAACCTGTATTTGTAACAATTAGTGAAGATGATAGTGTAATAAAGGCAGAAGAAATAGTATCAATTTTTTCAAATAATTTTAAAAACCCAAATAGTCAACTTCTTTGGTTTGGTAAAAAAAATAGCTCAAATGACAACAGAATCACTTCTTTATCATCTTATCTTCCAGAAGAACATATTGGTAATTTTTCCCATCTATCAGTATTATTTAAAAAAAATCATTTCTTTTATGGAAGAAATGGCTCATATAAAATGTTCAAAAATGGTCAAGATAAGATCTATAATGAAAAAGAAGATGAACTTTGGTATTCAGCTTGGGGATTAAAAGAAGAAGGAAAATATTTTGCAAGACTTACATGGAATCCATATTTTGACAAAACAATAAAACTTATGAGTGATGTTATAAATTCTAAATAA
- a CDS encoding sensor histidine kinase, with protein MSNILNNSKDILKESVSNEEDRLIFIDAYKKSTSQVVITFKDSGGGIPDDIINRVFEPYFTSKHQSRGTGLGLAMADKIIRERHDGTISVSNEEFEYEGKTYKGACFMVVLNCDTL; from the coding sequence TTGAGTAATATACTTAATAATTCAAAAGATATTTTAAAAGAGAGCGTTTCAAATGAAGAGGATAGACTTATTTTTATTGATGCTTATAAAAAGAGTACTTCTCAAGTAGTCATAACTTTTAAAGATTCAGGTGGTGGGATTCCTGATGATATTATAAATAGAGTTTTTGAACCATATTTTACTTCTAAACATCAATCAAGAGGAACAGGATTAGGTTTAGCAATGGCAGATAAAATTATTAGAGAAAGACATGATGGAACAATCAGCGTTTCAAATGAAGAATTTGAATATGAAGGTAAAACATATAAGGGTGCTTGTTTTATGGTTGTGTTAAATTGCGATACTCTATGA